A genome region from Primulina eburnea isolate SZY01 chromosome 9, ASM2296580v1, whole genome shotgun sequence includes the following:
- the LOC140841140 gene encoding casein kinase 1-like protein HD16, with translation MRETEEEKPADGCDKYKHRSDYELAKAAGLPEIIQIDDSLTYKIEKRLGKGSFGKVYVGRAIAGGSISRGTGREAAEVAIKFEHHLSEGCNFGLPYEWQVYYKMKESPGIPRVHHFVRKGDYYMMIMDKLGPSLWDIFCSNPRVISFTMVACIAVEAISILEGMHSREFVHGDVKPANILLGPPGTPDEKKLYLVDLGLASRWKDANSNLHVQYDPRPGLFRGTLRYASVHTHLGQTASRRDDLESLAYTLIFLLRRGLPWQGFKGDNSEFLVCKKKMETSPEELCSFCPQPFMLFMKYAVNLKFDEDPDYAKCIFLFDGIVGAEPDSRPINIEGAQKLINKVGYKRDWLEDEGDEQPEKKVCFGIPAVQWISVYNGCKPMHQRCHYDVMDSMLVHHIVEGRNQGLFIRAVASCENLWALVMDASTGFTEQVCRLSPLFLDREWIYQQWDENFHISAVAGAKNGSSLVVMSKGTLYTEQSYKIYDSFPYRWVSKKWSEGYKVTSMATSGTRWAVVMSLGAEFSNQVLELDFRYPREEIRHRWDNGYSITAAAATSDQAAFILTRSIFNPMDEIQETSCTSTFPCSNIADMWLRDLYVTLICYGRTVSNNRHG, from the exons ATGAGAGAAACGGAGGAAGAAAAGCCAGCGGATGGCTGCGACAAATACAAACATAGAAGTGATTATGAATTAGCCAAGGCTGCAGGTCTTCCTGAAATT ATTCAGATTGATGATTCGCTGACGTATAAAATTGAAAAGAGGCTAGGTAAAGGAAGTTTTGGAAAGGTGTATGTTGGTCGTGCGATAGCTGGTGGTAGCATTTCTAGAGGAACTGGTCGTGAAGCTGCAGAA GTGGCTATAAAATTTGAACATCATTTGAGTGAAGGATGCAATTTTGGCCTGCCTTATGAATGGCAGGTTTACTA TAAGATGAAGGAAAGTCCTGGTATACCACGAGTGCACCATTTCGTTCGGAAGGGTGACTATTATATGATG ATCATGGACAAGCTTGGACCAAGCTTGTGGGACATTTTTTGCAGTAATCCCCGAGT GATATCTTTTACAATGGTGGCTTGCATAGCTGTCGAAGCTATTTCTATACTGGAGGGGATGCATTCCAGAGA GTTTGTCCATGGAGACGTGAAGCCTGCAAATATATTGCTTGGTCCTCCAGGGACCCCGGATGAGAAAAAACTATACCTTGTAGATCTTGGTTTAG CCTCTAGATGGAAGGATGCCAACTCTAATTTGCATGTGCAATATGACCCACGACCAGGTTTGTTCAG GGGAACTCTCCGTTATGCTAGTGTTCATACTCATTTAGGTCAAACTGCAAGCAGGAGAGATGATTTAGAATCTCTTGCTTACACACTCATATTCCTTTTGCGGAGGGGATTACCTTGGCAAGGATTCAAG GGTGATAATAGTGAGTTCCTTGTTTGCAAGAAGAAGATGGAAACTTCACCCGAGGAACTTTGCTCTTTCTGTCCACAACCTTTTATGCTGTTTATGAAATATGCggtaaatttgaaatttgacGAGGACCCTGATTATGCTAAATGTATCTTCTTGTTTGATGGAATCGTTGGGGCAGAGCCAGATAGCAGACCAATCAACATCGAGGGTGCACAAAAG CTTATAAATAAGGTTGGTTACAAGAGAGATTGGCTTGAAGACGAAG GTGATGAACAACCTGAAAAGAAAGTTTGCTTCGGAATACCTGCAGTACAGTGGATAAGCGTTTATAATGGTTGTAAACCCATGCACCAAAG ATGCCATTATGATGTGATGGATTCAATGCTTGTCCACCACATTGTAGAGGGAAGAAACCAAGGCTTATTCATCAGAGCCGTAGCATCCTGCGAAAATCTGTGGGCACTTGTAATGGATGCCAGTACTGGCTTCACCGAACAAGTTTGCAGGCTATCTCCTCTCTTTCTTGACAGG GAATGGATATACCAACAATGGGATGAGAATTTTCACATCAGTGCAGTTGCTGGAGCCAAGAATGGTAGTTCGTTGGTTGTGATGTCGAAAG GGACGCTTTACACGGAACAGAGTTACAAAATATATGATTCATTTCCATATAGGTGGGTAAGCAAAAAGTGGAGTGAAGGTTACAAAGTTACGTCCATGGCCACTTCAGGCACTAGATGGGCAGTTGTTATGTCTCTTGGTGCCGAATTTTCAAACCAG GTACTAGAGCTAGATTTCCGGTATCCTAGAGAAGAAATTCGTCACCGCTGGGATAATGGCTACAGCATAACTGCGGCTGCAGCAACCAGTGATCAGGCAGCGTTCATTTTAACTAGATCAATTTTTAATCCTATGGATGAAATACAAGAAACGTCATGTACATCTACCTTTCCATGTTCCAATATCGCG GATATGTGGTTGAGAGACCTGTATGTTACGTTGATTTGTTATGGTCGTACAGTTTCTAATAATCGCCATGGTTAA
- the LOC140841141 gene encoding protein LATERAL BRANCHING OXIDOREDUCTASE 1 translates to MEIMKPETLQMNNAVNFRAPPPSPVAYGRRSSFNNEEVLTEFIEHSLKVPDLILPDKVFPRKNSIRAAPKLDFQDLASMRTEYVEDILGPLAELGSLEVINHGISRELIELVMDLGDGLFGIPPEKKRAMARSPERSYGFEEIDGDDEIREGEEFFWCGEEMSSLEMEEIWPNEYSNFRKHMENLSGQIEEVAAKILQFIQLNTLKNICHKNEQETIPKKGCYIHKHSRKTSSRDKPEQSLRYDVIRMLIKGSESPHALCLHLCNGSTDFHVYSKKGWDSFSPNKDSLVITVGDKLQAWSRGQYKHVIGRTVFKGEDQEKCVSMSFLYSPSPNFFQDDKIVVISLAQQATFALFFTLSIQFLVFVYNILFR, encoded by the exons ATGGAGATTATGAAGCCAGAAACGTTACAGATGAACAATGCTGTCAATTTCCGAGCGCCTCCGCCTTCTCCGGTGGCGTACGGCCGGCGTTCATCTTTCAACAACGAGGAGGTTTTGACGGAGTTCATCGAGCATTCGCTTAAAGTCCCTGATCTAATCTTGCCCGACAAGGTCTTCCCTCGTAAAAATTCAATTCGAGCTGCTCCGAAGCTAGATTTTCAGGATCTGGCGTCCATGAGAACCGAATACGTGGAGGATATTTTGGGACCGCTAGCTGAACTGGGGTCCTTGGAAGTGATTAATCATGGGATCTCCCGGGAATTGATCGAACTGGTGATGGATTTGGGGGATGGACTTTTTGGGATTCCACCGGAGAAAAAGAGAGCGATGGCGAGGTCACCGGAGAGGTCGTACGGGTTCGAGGAGATCGACGGAGACGACGAGATTAGGGAAGGAGAAGAGTTCTTTTGGTGTGGAGAGGAGATGTCGAGCTTGGAAATGGAGGAAATTTGGCCTAACGAATATTCAAATTTCAG GAAACATATGGAGAATTTGTCTGGCCAAATTGAAGAGGTAGCTGCCAAAATCCTACAATTTATTCAACTTAACACTTTAAAAAACATTTGCCATAAAAATGAGCAAGAAACAATCCCCAAAAAGGGTTGTTACATACACAAACACAGCCGGAAAACGAGCTCGCGTGACAAGCCGGAGCAGTCGTTGAGATACGATGTGATAAGAATGTTGATAAAGGGATCGGAATCCCCTCATGCATTGTGTTTGCACTTATGCAACGGATCCACTGATTTTCATGTATATTCCAAGAAAGGATGGGACTCCTTCAGCCCGAATAAAGATTCTTTAGTAATCACTGTTGGTGACAAATTACAG gCTTGGAGTAGAGGACAATATAAACATGTAATAGGAAGGACCGTATTCAAAGGTGAAGATCAAGAAAAGTGCGTTTCAATGAGTTTCCTCTACTCACCATCTCCAAACTTCTTCCAAGATGACAAAATTGTGGTCATTTCACTCGCCCAACAAGCCACTTTTGCTCTATTTTTCACTCTTTCTATACAATTTTTAGTTTTTGTTTACAATATTTTGTTCAGATAG
- the LOC140840670 gene encoding transcription factor KUA1-like translates to MTSCSNSQCNSNSHNSRNCSTKASTEIVGGEDVVKLFGVRLTDRSFTKKSASMGSLISNSSAPAPVDLPEGYHSDDPAHGSAADAAFHRAQRKRGTPWTEEEHRKFLCGLRKLGKGDWRGISRNYVPSRTPTQVASHAQKYFIRQSNTARRKKRSSLFDMAPDMEAFSSSTQERCSSQSRMINTDNEKHIVSSSHVTAGIESSLPLLALTLKPAFMPLPFQLWPPNASSDNEDEAGMSRALIHKPAPVVRKELVKEMLGISELNLGGTGNFPVKPSSLSLRLPRDS, encoded by the exons atgacCAGTTGTTCGAATTCGCAATGCAACAGCAATAGTCACAACAGCCGCAACTGTTCGACGAAAGCATCCACCGAGATCGTCGGTGGAGAAGATGTTGTCAAGCTGTTCGGGGTGAGGTTGACGGATCGATCATTCACAAAGAAGAGTGCGAGTATGGGAAGTCTGATCTCAAATTCCTCGGCTCCTGCGCCTGTGGATCTGCCGGAGGGCTATCATTCGGATGATCCGGCTCATGggtctgctgctgatgctgcttTTCATCGAGCTCAAAGGAAGAGAG GtaccccttggacagaagaagAACATAGAAAATTCTTATGCGGTCTGCGAAAGTTAGGAAAGGGTGATTGGCGGGGCATATCAAGAAACTACGTACCTTCGCGAACGCCAACTCAAGTAGCTAGCCACGCACAGAAGTACTTCATTCGTCAGAGTAATACAGCTAGAAGAAAGAAACGAAGCAGCCTCTTTGACATGGCACCAGACATG GAAGCATTCTCATCATCAACACAAGAACGATGCAGCAGCCAATCTCGAATGATCAACACGGACAATGAAAAACACATTGTTTCATCATCTCACGTGACAGCAGGTATCGAAAGTTCATTGCCTTTGCTAGCGCTGACCCTCAAACCGGCTTTTATGCCCTTGCCATTCCAACTATGGCCACCAAATGCATCTTCTGATAACGAAGATGAAGCCGGGATGTCTCGTGCGCTAATACATAAGCCAGCACCAGTTGTTCGAAAAGAACTAGTAAAGGAAATGTTAGGCATATCTGAGCTGAATTTAGGAGGGACCGGAAATTTCCCAGTCAAGCCTTCATCACTCTCCTTGAGGCTGCCCAGGGATTCATAA